In the Novosphingobium resinovorum genome, CCTATCCCGCAGCACTGGACGATACGCTGGCGGCCTATGGCCATGTGCTCGAGCGGCATGCGCCATCGAATGTGGTCATTGGCGGCCGGTCGGCCGGGGGGAACCTTGCTGTTGCCATGCTGCTGCGCGCGCGGGAGGCGGGGCTCCCCATGCCGGCCGGGTTGGTGCTGCTGTCGCCCGAGGTGGACCTGACGGAGTCAGGGGACAGCTTCGAAGTGAACCGTCTGGTGGACCTCATGCTGCCCCTGCCGCTGCGCGCGGCGAACCTGCTCTATGCCAGCGGCGCGGACCTCTCCGATCCCGCTCTCTCCCCGCTGTTCGGCGACCTTTCCGGCCTGCCGCCGACGCTGCTGCAATCCGGCACCCGCGATCTTCTCCTCTCCAACACCGTCCGCATGCATCGCGCCCTGCGAAAGGCTGGCGTTCCTGCCGAGCTTCACGTCTTCGAGGCGATGCCCCATGGCGGCTTCCTGGGCGACACGCCGGAGGATCTGGAGCTGAGCGGCGAGCTCGTCCGCTTCGTCTGCACCTGCTTGCGCGGCGGCTGAGGCCTTTGGCCCACTTCTTTCAGGACACGTATGATCGACACCAATCGGCTCCTCCTACGTCCCTATGAACCTGGAGACGAGCGGGCGATTCTGGCGCTGTCGGCTGATCCCGCCGTGCGCAGGTTCATCGGCAATCTACCGGATTCCGAGGAAGGCGCCCGGACAAGGGTGCTACGCTGCGCGGGCCATTGGAGCCTCTTCGGCTTCGGCACGCTCGCTGTCGTCGAACGGCCGAGCGGCAGGATCGTGGGCGAAGTCGCCGCCTCCTACTTCCTCGTCTCGGCAATCCCGTTGACGATCAGCGATGTGCGTCGCCGCGCCAAGGCCGTGGCAGCGTGATGGGCGTCGGGTTTGGAGGTCACGGCATGGCGGTGCATGCCATTCTTTCCGTGGCGGCTGCCGCCGCGGCGCCCCTCAATGCCTCCTCGCCAGCAGAGAACCCGCTGCCGGTCGACGCCGCGCTCGCAAGATGGGACATCGACGAGGCGCGGACGCTCGCGCAGGCGATGCCAGAAGGCGCCGAGCGCTGCGCGGTCGAGGGCGTGATTGCCAACCGCGAGAACCGTATCAAGGAAGCCTCGAAATCGCTCCAGCGATGCTTGGCAATATTGGAACAATCCCATTCTCCCCGGGCACATGCCGCATTTGAGGCGCTGCTCGAATCCTATTTCCGGCAGGGCGCGTACAAGAAGGAATATGCGTTGATCGTGTGGTGGCTTGCGGCCCATGGCAAGCCCGCCGATCCCGACAAGCTTGCCGATCTGCGCGAGGAACTCGGAACGGTGGCGGTGTTGCGCGACGTGTCCGGACCCAAGGCGACAGGCAGCAGTACGGCAACCTTGCGCAGTTACCGCAATGTGCTGGGCACGCGGAATGTCGATCTAAGAGTGCGCGGCGTCACGCTCTCGTGGAATATCGATACAGGGGCTAACCTTTCCGTTGTAACCGAGAGCGCGGCCCGACGGATGCGATTGGCGGTTCGCGATACCCGCGCACAAGCGGTGGGATTGACCGGCCACTCGGTGCCAACACGAATCGCTGTCATTCACAGGCTTCCGGTTGGCGGCGTCACCCTTCGGAATGTAGTGG is a window encoding:
- a CDS encoding alpha/beta hydrolase, which translates into the protein MDEQSFGVRLPARVLPAPRSISAEARAALNRLVGADGMPINAKYPMPDPEDHEGWVRIKAAVDAHYAASIKGLAGTLRASVETVRVGNTLVHVATPETAIVTGAAYLDLHGGALVFGGGEACRVGAQMQADLHGVCCYGVDYRTPPEHPYPAALDDTLAAYGHVLERHAPSNVVIGGRSAGGNLAVAMLLRAREAGLPMPAGLVLLSPEVDLTESGDSFEVNRLVDLMLPLPLRAANLLYASGADLSDPALSPLFGDLSGLPPTLLQSGTRDLLLSNTVRMHRALRKAGVPAELHVFEAMPHGGFLGDTPEDLELSGELVRFVCTCLRGG
- a CDS encoding GNAT family N-acetyltransferase, giving the protein MIDTNRLLLRPYEPGDERAILALSADPAVRRFIGNLPDSEEGARTRVLRCAGHWSLFGFGTLAVVERPSGRIVGEVAASYFLVSAIPLTISDVRRRAKAVAA
- a CDS encoding pepsin/retropepsin-like aspartic protease family protein, producing the protein MAVHAILSVAAAAAAPLNASSPAENPLPVDAALARWDIDEARTLAQAMPEGAERCAVEGVIANRENRIKEASKSLQRCLAILEQSHSPRAHAAFEALLESYFRQGAYKKEYALIVWWLAAHGKPADPDKLADLREELGTVAVLRDVSGPKATGSSTATLRSYRNVLGTRNVDLRVRGVTLSWNIDTGANLSVVTESAARRMRLAVRDTRAQAVGLTGHSVPTRIAVIHRLPVGGVTLRNVVAIVVPDSALFIRSPLADYQIEAILGCPALAQLGRFRIDADGTFAIDRAGPLLRSGATLYMRQLTPLAEVEIAGRKGLVSIDTGANRSSLHASYAARFADRARLWSSKRDTTLGLGGSTEGDVAIEPRLTITAGAATVVEQDVAVTLEGHKTALVLGNLGQPALTANGSYTFDFRAMRLLLGPEVSN